Proteins from one Clostridium cellulovorans 743B genomic window:
- the tnpA gene encoding IS200/IS605 family transposase encodes MDNSSLAHSKWNCKYHIVFAPKYRRQIIYGKIKADIGVILRKLCEHKGVEIIEANACKDHIHMLVSIPPKLSVSQFMGYLKGKSSLMIFDRHANLKYKYGNRQFWCKGYYVDTVGRNKKIIEEYIKNQIQEDLAYEQMSLKEFIDPFTGESVNKGKK; translated from the coding sequence ATGGATAATAGTAGTTTAGCACATAGTAAATGGAATTGTAAATATCACATAGTCTTCGCACCAAAGTATAGGAGACAAATCATATATGGAAAAATAAAAGCGGATATAGGGGTAATACTTAGAAAGTTATGTGAACATAAAGGAGTAGAAATTATTGAAGCAAATGCATGTAAGGATCATATACATATGCTTGTAAGTATACCTCCGAAGTTAAGTGTCTCTCAGTTTATGGGGTATTTGAAAGGTAAGAGTTCATTGATGATTTTTGACAGGCATGCAAATTTGAAATATAAATATGGGAATAGGCAATTTTGGTGTAAAGGCTATTACGTTGATACAGTTGGAAGAAACAAAAAGATAATAGAAGAATACATAAAGAATCAAATACAGGAAGATTTAGCATATGAACAAATGAGCTTGAAAGAATTTATTGACCCGTTTACGGGTGAATCAGTAAACAAAGGCAAAAAATAA
- the glyA gene encoding serine hydroxymethyltransferase, protein MDFKNLKNTDEAVFHIINEEFQRQDNNIELIASENFTSEAVMEAMGSYMTNKYAEGYPQKRYYGGCEVVDKVEDLARDRMLQLFGGDHANVQPHSGSQANMAVYLSVLKPGDTVLGMSLSEGGHLTHGSPVNFSGILFNFQSYGVNGDGLIDYDEVEKIALEIKPKMIVAGASAYSRVIDFKRFREIADKVGAYLMVDMAHIAGLIAGGVHPSPVPYCDFVTTTTHKTLRGPRGGAIICKEEYAKALDKTIFPGIQGGPLMHVIAAKAVCFGEALKDEFKEYAQQVVKNAAVLCQELKEFGFDIVSGGTDNHLMLIDLTSKNITGKDAEKLLDTIGITVNKNTIPNEKLSPFVTSGVRVGTAAVTTRGMKEEDMKKIAYFINYAIEHREEDLTDIKAQVSEFTSKFKLYK, encoded by the coding sequence ATGGATTTTAAAAATTTAAAAAACACAGATGAAGCAGTATTTCACATAATAAATGAAGAATTTCAAAGACAGGATAATAATATAGAGCTTATTGCTTCAGAAAATTTCACTAGTGAAGCTGTTATGGAAGCTATGGGTTCATATATGACTAATAAGTATGCAGAAGGCTATCCTCAAAAAAGATATTATGGTGGATGCGAAGTAGTAGATAAGGTAGAAGACTTAGCTAGGGATAGAATGCTTCAATTATTTGGTGGAGACCATGCAAACGTTCAACCACATTCAGGTTCACAAGCTAATATGGCAGTTTATCTTTCTGTTTTGAAGCCAGGAGATACAGTTCTTGGAATGAGTTTAAGTGAAGGTGGCCATTTAACTCATGGAAGTCCAGTTAACTTTTCAGGAATACTTTTTAACTTCCAATCTTACGGAGTAAATGGTGATGGACTTATTGATTATGATGAAGTTGAGAAAATTGCTCTTGAAATAAAGCCAAAGATGATAGTAGCTGGAGCTAGTGCTTATTCTAGAGTTATAGATTTTAAGAGATTTAGAGAAATTGCAGACAAGGTTGGAGCATACTTAATGGTAGATATGGCTCATATAGCTGGTCTTATAGCTGGAGGTGTTCATCCATCACCAGTTCCATATTGTGATTTTGTTACAACAACAACTCATAAAACTCTTAGAGGACCTAGAGGTGGAGCAATCATATGCAAGGAAGAATATGCTAAGGCACTTGATAAAACTATATTCCCAGGAATTCAAGGTGGTCCATTAATGCATGTTATAGCAGCAAAAGCAGTTTGTTTTGGCGAAGCTTTAAAGGATGAGTTTAAGGAATATGCACAACAAGTTGTTAAAAATGCAGCAGTTCTATGCCAAGAATTAAAAGAATTTGGTTTTGATATAGTCTCTGGAGGAACAGATAACCATCTTATGCTTATTGATTTAACTTCAAAGAATATTACAGGTAAGGATGCTGAAAAACTTCTTGATACTATCGGTATCACTGTAAATAAAAATACAATTCCAAATGAAAAGCTTAGTCCTTTTGTAACAAGTGGTGTAAGAGTAGGTACTGCTGCGGTTACAACAAGAGGTATGAAGGAAGAGGATATGAAAAAAATCGCTTACTTCATCAACTATGCTATTGAACATAGAGAAGAAGATTTAACAGATATAAAAGCACAAGTTTCTGAATTTACTTCAAAGTTTAAATTATATAAATAA